The following proteins come from a genomic window of Macaca thibetana thibetana isolate TM-01 chromosome 15, ASM2454274v1, whole genome shotgun sequence:
- the CTSV gene encoding cathepsin L2, whose translation MNLSLVLAAFCLGIASAVPKFDQNLDTKWYQWKATHRRLYGASEEGWRRAVWEKNMKMIELHNGEYSQGKHGFTMAMNAFGDMTNEEFRQVMGCFRNQKLRKGKLFREPLFLDLPKSVDWRKKGYVTPVKNQKQCGSCWAFSATGALEGQMFRKTGKLVSLSEQNLVDCSRPQGNQGCNGGFMNSAFRYVKENGGLDSEESYPYVAMDGICKYRSENSVANDTGFEVVPAGKEKALMKAVATVGPISVAMDAGHSSFQFYKSGIYFEPDCSSKNLDHGVLVVGYGFEGANSDNNKYWLVKNSWGPEWGSNGYVKIAKDKDNHCGIATAASYPTV comes from the exons ATGAATCTTTCGCTCGTCCTGGCTGCGTTTTGCTTGGGAATAGCCTCCGCTGTTCCAAAATTTGACCAAAATTTGGATACGAAGTGGTACCAGTGGAAGGCAACACATAGACGATTATATGGCGCG AGTGAAGAAGGATGGAGGAGAGCAGTGTgggaaaagaatatgaaaatgatTGAACTGCACAATGGGGAATACAGCCAAGGGAAACATGGCTTCACAATGGCCATGAATGCTTTTGGTGACATG ACCAATGAAGAATTCAGGCAGGTGATGGGTTGCTTTCGAAACCAGAAACTCAGGAAGGGGAAACTGTTCCGTGAGCCTCTGTTTCTTGATCTTCCCAAATCTGTGGATTGGAGAAAGAAAGGCTACGTGACGCCAGTGAAGAATCAG aAACAGTGTGGTTCTTGTTGGGCTTTTAGTGCGACTGGTGCTCTTGAAGGACAGATGTTCCGGAAAACTGGGAAACTTGTCTCACTGAGCGAGCAGAATCTGGTGGACTGTTCGCGTCCTCAAGGCAATCAGGGCTGCAATGGTGGCTTCATGAATAGCGCCTTCCGGTATGTGAAGGAGAACGGAGGCCTGGACTCTGAGGAATCCTATCCATATGTAGCAATG GATGGAATCTGTAAGTACAGATCTGAGAATTCTGTTGCTAATGACACCGGCTTCGAGGTGGTCCCAGCTGGAAAGGAGAAGGCCCTGATGAAAGCAGTGGCAACTGTGGGGCCCATCTCTGTTGCTATGGATGCAGGCCATTCATCCTTCCAGTTCTACAAATCAG GCATTTATTTTGAACCAGACTGCAGCAGCAAAAACCTGGATCATGGTGTTCTGGTGGTTGGCTACGGCTTTGAAGGAGCGAATTCAGATAACAACAAGTATTGGCTCGTCAAAAACAG CTGGGGTCCAGAATGGGGCTCGAATGGCTATGTAAAAATAGCCAAAGACAAGGACAACCACTGTGGAATCGCCACAGCGGCCAGCTACCCCACTGTGTGA